From the genome of Hyalangium ruber, one region includes:
- the fabZ gene encoding 3-hydroxyacyl-ACP dehydratase FabZ — translation MMDIGEIQRLLPHRYPFLLVDRVVEIIPGQKLTAYKNVTINEPFFNGHFPGHPVMPGVLILEALAQASAILAYKSENMDPESKVTYLMGVDNAKFRKPVLPGDRLQLGIEVLRHKGVIWKTKGTATVDGVKVAEGEFLATVVDKDAKAAEEPAP, via the coding sequence ATGATGGATATCGGAGAAATCCAGCGGTTGCTGCCCCACCGCTACCCGTTCCTGTTGGTGGATCGGGTCGTGGAGATCATCCCGGGGCAGAAGCTGACGGCGTACAAGAACGTCACCATCAACGAGCCCTTCTTCAACGGCCACTTTCCAGGACACCCGGTGATGCCGGGCGTGCTCATCCTGGAGGCGCTGGCGCAGGCCTCGGCCATCCTCGCTTACAAGAGCGAGAACATGGACCCCGAGTCGAAGGTCACCTACCTGATGGGCGTGGACAACGCGAAGTTCCGCAAGCCGGTGCTGCCTGGAGACAGGCTGCAGTTGGGCATCGAGGTGCTGCGGCACAAGGGTGTGATCTGGAAGACGAAGGGGACCGCCACGGTCGACGGTGTGAAGGTGGCCGAGGGTGAGTTCCTGGCCACGGTGGTGGACAAGGACGCGAAGGCCGCCGAGGAGCCGGCGCCCTGA
- the lpxA gene encoding acyl-ACP--UDP-N-acetylglucosamine O-acyltransferase, giving the protein MAQVHPTAVVHPDAQLHETVEVGPLAVIGPKVRIGEGTRVGPHAVIEGRTTLGARNHVFQFSSLGAAPQDLKYGGEDTELIIGDENQIREFTTLHIGTEGGGGATRIGNRNLFMANSHVAHDCVVGNGCILANSAALGGHVQVEDHVILSGLTAIHQFTRLGRHSFIAGGAMVVMDVPPYCMAQGDRAELVGLNTVGLERHGFNEERIARIKEAYKILFRSKLGVTEALAKLKAELGGHPEIDHLIDFVSKSKRGLTR; this is encoded by the coding sequence ATGGCTCAGGTTCACCCCACGGCGGTCGTTCACCCGGATGCCCAGCTCCACGAGACGGTGGAGGTTGGCCCCTTAGCGGTGATCGGTCCGAAAGTGCGGATTGGCGAAGGAACGCGCGTGGGGCCTCACGCCGTCATCGAGGGCCGCACGACGCTGGGCGCACGCAACCACGTGTTCCAGTTCTCCTCGCTGGGCGCCGCGCCCCAGGACCTCAAGTATGGGGGCGAGGACACCGAGCTGATCATCGGTGACGAGAACCAGATTCGTGAGTTCACCACGCTGCACATCGGCACGGAGGGCGGCGGCGGGGCGACGCGGATCGGCAACCGCAACCTCTTCATGGCCAACAGCCATGTGGCCCATGACTGCGTGGTGGGCAATGGCTGCATCCTGGCCAACAGCGCCGCGCTGGGCGGGCACGTGCAGGTGGAGGACCACGTCATCCTCTCGGGGCTGACGGCCATTCACCAGTTCACCCGGCTGGGCAGGCACTCCTTCATCGCTGGCGGCGCCATGGTCGTCATGGACGTTCCCCCATACTGCATGGCCCAGGGAGACCGGGCCGAGCTGGTGGGGCTGAACACCGTGGGCCTGGAGCGGCACGGCTTCAACGAGGAGCGGATCGCCCGCATCAAGGAGGCGTACAAGATCCTCTTCCGCTCCAAGCTGGGCGTCACCGAGGCCCTGGCGAAGCTGAAGGCGGAGCTGGGCGGCCACCCGGAGATCGATCACCTGATCGACTTCGTCAGCAAGAGCAAGCGCGGGCTGACGCGCTAG
- a CDS encoding LpxI family protein yields MERIGLIAGNGQLPFLFAREARSRGLEVIAVAHRGETDPALEAEVSAFTWVRLGQVDRIVRAFQKAEVKRAAMAGGIGRVRALTEAWPDLGAVRIISRLRSFRDDTLLRAIADYFEASGVTIVAPTDYLAQVLSPAGHLAGPRLHPAQEKDVALGVEVAALLGQADVGQTVVVRNGHVLALEAVEGTDETIRRGGKLGGKGAVVVKRCKPGQDLRFDLPAVGPRTLEVMREVGATVLAVEAGKTVLLDAPQLFQAAETNGVSVVAVP; encoded by the coding sequence GTGGAGCGGATCGGCCTCATCGCCGGCAACGGCCAGTTGCCCTTCCTCTTCGCCCGCGAGGCCCGCTCGCGGGGGCTGGAGGTCATCGCGGTGGCGCACCGCGGCGAGACGGATCCGGCGCTGGAGGCGGAGGTCTCCGCCTTCACGTGGGTGCGGCTCGGGCAGGTGGACCGCATCGTGCGCGCCTTCCAGAAGGCGGAGGTGAAGCGCGCGGCGATGGCGGGTGGCATCGGCCGGGTGCGGGCGCTCACCGAGGCCTGGCCGGACCTGGGCGCGGTGCGCATCATCTCGCGCCTGCGCAGCTTCCGGGATGACACGCTGCTTCGCGCCATCGCGGACTACTTCGAGGCGAGCGGCGTCACCATCGTGGCGCCCACGGACTACCTGGCCCAGGTGCTCTCCCCGGCGGGACACCTGGCGGGCCCGAGGCTGCACCCAGCGCAAGAGAAGGACGTGGCGCTGGGAGTAGAGGTGGCCGCGTTGCTGGGCCAGGCGGACGTGGGGCAGACGGTGGTGGTGCGCAACGGGCACGTGCTGGCCCTGGAGGCGGTGGAGGGGACGGACGAGACCATCCGCCGGGGTGGGAAGCTGGGCGGCAAGGGCGCGGTGGTGGTGAAGCGCTGCAAGCCAGGGCAGGACCTGCGCTTCGATCTGCCGGCGGTGGGCCCTCGCACGCTGGAGGTCATGCGGGAGGTGGGGGCGACGGTGTTGGCGGTGGAGGCAGGGAAAACGGTGCTGTTGGACGCACCCCAGCTCTTCCAGGCCGCCGAGACGAACGGTGTCTCCGTGGTGGCGGTGCCCTAG
- a CDS encoding OmpA family protein, with translation MTLEGRAALGQGMPALKVHILEPIAGLELKLKRSDGQTLEQKGSGRPGTTKAFPLEQPEGRFHYEGELTVRFTDADPGTMPLSFDAELLGPLKLAVAREDLDLAARKLRFTLSRPAGKAKVTVWMDTGKKAMDEEVPFKGQPAGTPLEVSWPAEEGRVLRISLQAYDTSEFYTGVDLYPWQVDIPHEEVNFPSGSAEILAAERGKLDHSQKLVAEAVTRYGRFAALRLYVLGHTDTVGATDANRELSLQRARSIAAYFRKRGVKLPIFYEGFGEQSLRVSTPDETAEASNRRAEYIIAVEDPALTQAPFNPQWRKL, from the coding sequence GTGACTCTCGAAGGACGTGCGGCGCTGGGCCAGGGGATGCCGGCGCTAAAGGTCCACATCCTGGAGCCCATCGCGGGCCTCGAGCTGAAGCTCAAGCGCTCGGACGGCCAGACGCTCGAGCAGAAGGGGAGCGGGCGACCAGGCACGACGAAGGCCTTCCCCCTGGAGCAGCCCGAGGGTCGCTTCCACTACGAGGGCGAGTTGACGGTGCGCTTCACGGACGCGGACCCGGGGACGATGCCCCTGTCCTTCGACGCGGAGCTGCTGGGGCCGCTGAAGCTGGCGGTGGCCCGGGAGGACCTGGACCTCGCGGCGCGCAAGCTGCGCTTCACGCTGTCCCGGCCCGCCGGCAAGGCGAAGGTGACGGTGTGGATGGACACCGGCAAGAAGGCCATGGACGAAGAGGTCCCCTTCAAGGGCCAGCCCGCGGGGACGCCGCTGGAGGTGAGCTGGCCGGCGGAGGAGGGGCGGGTGCTTCGCATCTCGCTCCAGGCCTACGACACCTCCGAGTTCTACACGGGCGTGGACCTGTACCCGTGGCAGGTGGACATCCCGCATGAAGAGGTGAACTTTCCCTCGGGCAGCGCGGAGATCCTCGCGGCCGAGCGGGGCAAGCTGGACCACAGCCAGAAGCTCGTGGCGGAGGCGGTGACGCGCTACGGGCGCTTCGCGGCGCTGCGGCTCTACGTGCTCGGCCACACGGACACCGTGGGGGCCACGGACGCCAACCGGGAGCTGTCGCTCCAGCGCGCGCGCAGCATCGCCGCCTACTTCCGCAAGCGCGGCGTGAAGCTGCCCATCTTCTACGAGGGCTTCGGTGAGCAGTCGCTTCGGGTGTCGACTCCGGACGAGACCGCCGAGGCCTCCAACCGCCGTGCCGAGTACATCATCGCCGTGGAGGATCCGGCGCTGACCCAAGCTCCTTTCAACCCGCAGTGGCGCAAGCTGTGA